From Mucilaginibacter rubeus, a single genomic window includes:
- a CDS encoding GNAT family N-acetyltransferase, translated as MTNYMYTYKYQDLASALYEALIPDPFYIELLRDITGSEQEKQEILMRYMDYSMTEAEKYGRLTIAGDVPYGAAIWSKPLDPVTENEKSLQKKDFIKTYMGETSLNAYQTIVSFMSEQLDVTLQDAWYLSIAGIKPDYQGKGLGAGLLTEVLNETDKNGIPTYLETFTPRNIRFYERMGYKTTKEVAEPLTGYPYWIMVREPLG; from the coding sequence ATGACAAACTACATGTATACCTATAAATACCAGGACCTGGCTTCGGCCCTATACGAAGCCCTCATCCCCGACCCTTTTTACATAGAATTGTTACGCGATATTACCGGCAGCGAGCAGGAAAAGCAGGAAATATTGATGAGATACATGGATTATTCCATGACAGAAGCTGAAAAGTACGGCCGCTTAACCATTGCCGGAGACGTCCCTTATGGCGCTGCCATCTGGAGTAAGCCCTTAGACCCGGTCACCGAAAACGAAAAGAGCCTGCAAAAGAAAGATTTTATAAAAACATACATGGGCGAAACCTCGCTCAATGCATACCAAACCATTGTTTCGTTTATGAGCGAACAGCTTGACGTAACACTGCAAGATGCCTGGTATTTATCAATTGCAGGGATCAAGCCCGATTACCAGGGCAAAGGACTGGGCGCTGGCCTGTTAACGGAAGTACTTAACGAAACAGACAAAAACGGGATACCGACCTACCTTGAAACATTCACCCCACGCAACATCCGATTTTATGAGCGGATGGGGTATAAAACAACAAAAGAAGTAGCTGAGCCGCTTACCGGCTACCCTTACTGGATCATGGTCAGGGAGCCGTTAGGCTGA
- a CDS encoding division/cell wall cluster transcriptional repressor MraZ, which produces MSFLTGEFECKLDPKFRMMIPAGLKKKLPELESEGLVINRGFEKYLVIYTKKEWDKRLEDLSKLNEYEEDNIAFIRYFTRGATELMPDAAGRVLLPKFLLEYAGIKGDVVLACQLNKIEVWDAEAHRKLMDDEPKSFSALAKKVMGGKNKEQE; this is translated from the coding sequence ATGTCGTTTTTAACCGGTGAATTTGAGTGTAAGCTTGATCCTAAATTTAGGATGATGATCCCGGCTGGCCTTAAGAAAAAGCTTCCTGAACTGGAATCTGAAGGCCTGGTGATCAATCGCGGGTTCGAAAAGTACCTTGTCATATACACTAAAAAGGAATGGGATAAACGACTTGAAGATTTGAGCAAACTTAATGAATACGAAGAGGATAATATAGCCTTTATACGATATTTTACCCGTGGTGCCACCGAGCTTATGCCTGATGCTGCCGGTAGGGTATTGTTGCCGAAATTCCTGTTGGAATATGCGGGTATAAAAGGTGACGTTGTGCTGGCTTGCCAGTTAAATAAAATTGAGGTTTGGGATGCCGAAGCGCACCGCAAACTGATGGATGATGAGCCAAAAAGCTTTAGCGCACTGGCTAAAAAAGTAATGGGCGGTAAAAATAAGGAGCAGGAATGA
- the mraY gene encoding phospho-N-acetylmuramoyl-pentapeptide-transferase: MLYYLFNYLSKNYSIPGIGVFQYITFRMAMAVITSLLITTVYGRRLIDYLRFKQVGETVRNLGLEGQMQKSGTPTMGGVIILLGILIPTLLFAKLENVYVILMIVTTVWLGAIGFLDDYIKVFKKNKEGLAGRFKIIGQVGLSLIVGWTMYFNSSIIIRQEVVLPVKDDAPVEFHMKRNTPVYTQDVHSTKTTMPFYKNNEFDYAKVLKFLGKGYEQYALVVFLFFVILIITFISNGANITDGIDGLATGTSAIIGITLAILAYVSGNTVIADYLNIMYIPNSGELVVFAGAFVGACVGFLWYNSYPAQVFMGDTGSLAIGGIIAVFAIMIRKELMLPLLCGIFLVENFSVIIQVSWFKYTKKKFGEGRRVFLMAPLHHHYQKKGFHEAKIVTRFWIICIILAIVTVITLKLR; this comes from the coding sequence ATGTTGTATTACCTGTTTAACTACTTAAGCAAAAATTACAGTATCCCCGGGATAGGTGTATTTCAATACATCACCTTCCGGATGGCGATGGCTGTAATTACATCATTGCTGATCACTACGGTTTATGGCAGAAGGCTGATTGATTACCTGCGCTTTAAACAGGTTGGTGAAACCGTAAGGAATTTGGGACTGGAAGGGCAGATGCAAAAATCGGGTACCCCTACAATGGGTGGTGTCATCATTTTGCTGGGTATTTTAATACCAACGCTGCTGTTTGCCAAGCTGGAGAACGTTTATGTGATCCTGATGATAGTTACTACCGTTTGGTTAGGCGCTATCGGCTTTTTGGATGATTATATTAAAGTATTTAAAAAGAACAAAGAAGGTTTAGCGGGAAGGTTCAAGATCATTGGTCAGGTTGGTTTGTCGCTTATTGTTGGGTGGACGATGTATTTCAACAGCAGCATCATCATCCGCCAGGAAGTGGTTTTGCCGGTGAAGGACGATGCCCCGGTTGAGTTTCATATGAAACGTAATACCCCGGTTTATACGCAGGATGTGCATTCTACCAAAACAACCATGCCGTTTTATAAAAACAATGAATTTGATTACGCCAAGGTGTTAAAGTTTTTAGGTAAAGGTTATGAGCAATATGCGCTTGTGGTGTTCCTGTTTTTTGTGATCCTGATCATCACGTTTATATCAAACGGAGCAAATATAACCGATGGCATTGATGGCCTGGCGACGGGTACTTCTGCTATTATAGGCATCACGCTGGCTATACTGGCTTATGTATCGGGTAACACGGTTATTGCCGATTACCTGAACATTATGTACATCCCTAACTCGGGCGAGCTGGTAGTTTTTGCCGGTGCTTTTGTTGGTGCGTGCGTAGGCTTTCTATGGTATAACTCATACCCGGCACAGGTATTCATGGGCGATACCGGCAGTTTGGCCATAGGCGGTATCATCGCGGTGTTTGCTATCATGATCCGCAAGGAACTGATGCTGCCGCTGTTGTGTGGTATTTTCCTGGTAGAGAATTTTTCGGTAATTATCCAGGTGTCGTGGTTTAAATACACCAAAAAGAAATTCGGCGAGGGCAGGCGTGTGTTTTTAATGGCCCCGCTTCATCACCACTATCAGAAAAAAGGGTTCCATGAAGCAAAAATTGTTACCCGCTTCTGGATCATTTGTATCATACTGGCGATAGTTACGGTGATAACGTTGAAGCTTCGTTAG
- the rsmH gene encoding 16S rRNA (cytosine(1402)-N(4))-methyltransferase RsmH: MSEYHVPVMLKECIDGLNIDPDGTYVDVTFGGGGHSREILKHLGPKGRLIAFDQDADAQRNIIDDERFVFVDQNFRYLKNFCRLHGAIPVNGILADLGVSSHQFDEADRGFSIRFDAELDMRMNQLGELTAKDVVNNYSVADLHRIFGIYGEIQNAKSLAETIATARLNVPIITIADLKNVISNRIPKGKENKYLAQVFQALRIEVNQELEALKDFLMQSADVLAIGGRLVVMSYHSLEDRLVKNFIAKGKFSGEVEKDLYGNDNKPLDAVSRGAITASAEEITKNNRARSAKLRIAVKK, encoded by the coding sequence ATGAGTGAGTACCATGTACCGGTAATGCTGAAGGAGTGTATTGATGGGCTGAATATTGATCCGGACGGTACTTATGTGGATGTGACTTTTGGAGGTGGCGGGCATTCGCGCGAGATATTAAAACACCTGGGGCCAAAAGGCAGGCTGATCGCTTTTGATCAGGATGCTGATGCGCAGCGGAATATTATTGATGATGAGCGTTTTGTTTTTGTAGATCAGAATTTTAGATATCTCAAAAACTTTTGCCGTTTACATGGTGCTATCCCTGTAAATGGTATACTGGCCGATCTGGGTGTGTCATCGCACCAGTTTGATGAGGCCGATCGCGGGTTTTCCATCCGGTTTGATGCCGAGTTGGATATGCGCATGAACCAGTTGGGCGAGCTGACTGCTAAGGATGTGGTAAATAATTATTCGGTTGCCGACCTGCACCGGATTTTTGGCATTTACGGAGAAATTCAAAATGCTAAATCATTGGCCGAAACCATTGCTACAGCAAGGTTAAATGTGCCTATAATTACCATTGCTGATCTGAAAAATGTGATCAGTAACCGCATCCCTAAAGGAAAAGAAAATAAATACCTGGCACAAGTGTTCCAGGCATTAAGGATAGAGGTTAACCAGGAGCTGGAAGCATTGAAAGATTTTTTAATGCAATCGGCAGATGTTTTGGCAATTGGCGGCAGGCTGGTAGTAATGTCATACCACTCGCTGGAAGACAGGCTGGTAAAAAACTTCATAGCCAAAGGCAAGTTCAGTGGCGAGGTGGAGAAAGACCTTTATGGAAACGATAATAAACCGCTTGATGCTGTAAGCCGCGGGGCTATAACGGCATCGGCAGAGGAGATAACCAAAAATAATAGGGCACGGAGCGCTAAATTAAGAATAGCTGTAAAAAAATGA
- a CDS encoding penicillin-binding protein: MGIRTNILARVYLAFGLVLLLAIAVVVQLCRLQYVQGDKWKAMAADLSAQYQTVEAARGNIFSVDGSLLATSVPEYELHMDMLAGGIASDTAFNNNIDLLAAKLSGMFGDRSARDYSRILREARRDSSRYVLIRRKVSYQDLKKIRQFPVFNMGKYKGGLIVIQKNKRILPFQSLAARTIGYKNENVKNPVGLEGAYASYINGESGRRLMQRIPGGIWMPVDDDDEVAPKDGADIISTINVNFQDVAQDALKKQLVKSAADHGCVVLMEVSTGEIRAIANYTRTKDGDYKEQMNYAISNAIDPGSTFKLASYMTMLDQHKIDTSTIVNAEGGKYKFPKGPTITDTEHDNYEMSVRRAFEESSNVAAAKLVDKFYHNNPWQYINKLYSYHLNEKLGLQIQGEGRPVIKNPSNRSWNKNYSLPEMAYGYEMNITPLQMLAYYNSVANNGKMIAPLLVREIRRLGNPIEQFQARVITEQVCSEATLGKVRGMLEGVVMNGTGKNVIKNKLYSVAGKTGTAQVANGTKGYKDKKYQASFCGYFPADHPKYSMIVVINNPTQGDYLAAKVAGPVFREVADRVYANDLDINQNSQTHYVGNTVLPQVKQGNMKALKKVYSKLGVKPLYASANSTVDTSNGIPFEEVKYKNGTVPAVTGMGLSDALYVMGNAGYKVTVRGSGVVANQSVTGGSVIPKGSRILLELQ; this comes from the coding sequence ATGGGAATTAGGACTAACATACTGGCCAGGGTTTATTTAGCCTTTGGTCTTGTTTTGCTTTTGGCCATTGCCGTTGTTGTGCAGCTTTGCCGCCTGCAATATGTTCAGGGCGACAAGTGGAAAGCTATGGCTGCCGATCTTTCTGCTCAATATCAAACTGTTGAAGCTGCAAGGGGCAATATTTTTTCTGTTGATGGAAGTCTGCTGGCTACTTCGGTACCAGAGTACGAATTGCATATGGATATGCTGGCCGGTGGTATTGCATCAGATACGGCATTTAATAATAATATAGACCTGCTGGCTGCAAAGCTGTCGGGTATGTTTGGTGATAGGTCTGCAAGGGATTATTCACGCATATTGCGTGAGGCCCGCAGGGATAGCTCACGTTATGTGCTCATCAGGCGTAAGGTTTCATACCAGGATTTGAAAAAGATCCGTCAGTTCCCGGTGTTTAACATGGGTAAGTACAAAGGCGGATTGATCGTTATTCAGAAAAATAAAAGGATCCTGCCATTCCAGTCGCTGGCGGCACGTACCATCGGTTACAAAAACGAAAACGTTAAAAACCCGGTTGGTTTGGAAGGAGCTTATGCTTCATATATCAACGGCGAAAGCGGCAGGCGTTTAATGCAGCGGATTCCGGGCGGCATCTGGATGCCGGTTGATGACGATGATGAAGTAGCACCTAAAGACGGCGCTGATATCATTTCAACCATCAATGTAAACTTCCAGGATGTGGCACAGGATGCATTGAAGAAACAACTGGTAAAAAGCGCTGCCGATCATGGCTGTGTGGTGCTGATGGAGGTATCAACAGGAGAGATCAGGGCAATTGCCAATTACACACGCACTAAAGATGGCGATTACAAGGAGCAGATGAACTACGCTATCAGTAACGCCATCGATCCGGGTTCAACCTTTAAGCTGGCATCGTACATGACCATGCTCGATCAGCATAAGATTGATACCAGCACCATAGTTAATGCCGAGGGTGGTAAATATAAGTTCCCGAAAGGGCCAACTATTACCGATACCGAACATGATAATTATGAAATGTCGGTTAGGCGTGCTTTTGAGGAGTCATCAAACGTGGCTGCGGCAAAACTGGTTGATAAGTTTTACCATAATAACCCATGGCAGTACATCAATAAGCTGTACAGCTATCATCTGAATGAAAAGCTTGGGCTTCAAATTCAGGGTGAAGGCAGGCCGGTAATAAAAAATCCGTCAAACCGCAGCTGGAACAAAAATTACAGTTTGCCCGAGATGGCTTACGGTTACGAAATGAATATCACGCCGCTGCAAATGCTGGCTTATTATAACTCGGTAGCTAATAACGGTAAAATGATTGCTCCGCTGCTGGTTCGTGAGATCAGGAGATTGGGTAATCCTATTGAACAGTTTCAGGCAAGGGTTATTACCGAGCAGGTTTGCTCGGAGGCTACTTTAGGTAAAGTAAGGGGTATGCTTGAAGGTGTAGTGATGAATGGTACCGGTAAAAATGTTATTAAAAACAAGCTTTACAGCGTGGCCGGCAAAACCGGAACAGCGCAGGTGGCCAACGGAACCAAAGGCTATAAGGATAAAAAATACCAGGCTTCGTTTTGCGGTTATTTCCCTGCCGATCATCCTAAATACTCGATGATTGTGGTGATCAATAACCCAACACAAGGCGATTACCTGGCGGCGAAGGTTGCCGGTCCGGTGTTTAGGGAAGTGGCAGACAGGGTTTATGCCAATGATCTGGATATTAACCAGAATTCACAGACCCATTATGTAGGCAATACGGTATTGCCGCAGGTGAAACAAGGTAATATGAAAGCCTTGAAAAAAGTTTATTCAAAACTGGGCGTTAAACCTTTGTACGCGTCGGCCAATAGCACGGTTGATACGAGCAATGGTATTCCGTTTGAGGAAGTAAAATATAAAAATGGTACTGTGCCGGCGGTAACGGGCATGGGACTTAGCGACGCGTTGTACGTAATGGGTAACGCGGGTTATAAGGTAACTGTACGCGGAAGCGGTGTAGTTGCCAATCAATCGGTTACCGGTGGAAGTGTTATACCAAAAGGATCACGAATTTTATTAGAGCTGCAATGA
- a CDS encoding FtsL-like putative cell division protein, which translates to MTNRLRTEIQEEEEVEEVVEERRPARELPDNFFTQLFTKGFLTTEKATNALPFVLFLAFLGMVYIGNMHYAEKSVREIDALTKEVKELGWDYKSTKADMAFKSTLTEVAKRADTLGLSQSVDPPGKITVKEVADGN; encoded by the coding sequence ATGACCAATCGTTTACGTACAGAAATTCAGGAGGAAGAAGAAGTAGAAGAAGTTGTTGAAGAAAGGCGACCTGCAAGGGAATTGCCCGATAACTTTTTTACGCAGCTTTTCACCAAAGGCTTTCTTACAACCGAGAAGGCCACCAATGCTTTGCCCTTTGTTTTGTTTTTAGCCTTTTTAGGTATGGTGTACATTGGTAACATGCACTATGCCGAAAAATCGGTACGCGAAATTGACGCGCTTACTAAGGAGGTTAAAGAGTTGGGCTGGGATTATAAATCGACTAAGGCCGATATGGCATTCAAAAGCACGCTTACCGAAGTGGCCAAGCGTGCAGATACATTGGGTTTGAGTCAGTCGGTTGATCCGCCGGGAAAAATAACAGTGAAGGAGGTGGCAGATGGGAATTAG
- the murD gene encoding UDP-N-acetylmuramoyl-L-alanine--D-glutamate ligase has product MDQDNKISNQSTPSPSDGAARLVILGAGESGVGAAYLAQQQGFDVFVSDFGGIADNYKKQLEDWRIPFEEKQHTEELIMNAAEVVKSPGIPDKAPIIKKLHEKGTPVISEIEFAGRYTDAKIIGITGSNGKTTTTSLTYHILKDAGMNVGLAGNIGKSFAYQVATEKFDWYVLELSSFMLDDMFRFKVDIAVLLNITPDHLDRYDYKLENYAASKFRITQNQTVADYFIYCADDPETIKGMKERTFGAQLLPFSIQQKFEPGAYLDNNDNIVINTTQEHFTMSIQDLALQGKHNIYNSMASGIVAKVLELRNETMRESMGNFKSIEHRLEFVANISGIRFINDSKATNVNSTWYALESMTSDVVLILGGVDKGNDYTMLNDLVKQKVKAIVCLGKDNKRIHEAFDDMVEIIVNTSSAQEAATVAYHLATKGDTVLLSPACASFDLFKNYEDRGDQFKAAVKEL; this is encoded by the coding sequence ATGGATCAGGACAATAAAATATCAAACCAATCAACTCCCTCTCCTTCGGATGGGGCTGCGAGGTTAGTTATCCTCGGTGCAGGAGAAAGCGGTGTTGGTGCTGCATACCTTGCGCAGCAGCAAGGCTTTGATGTTTTTGTGTCGGATTTCGGTGGCATTGCCGATAACTATAAAAAACAGCTTGAAGATTGGAGAATTCCTTTTGAAGAGAAACAGCATACAGAAGAACTTATCATGAACGCGGCCGAAGTGGTCAAAAGCCCCGGTATTCCGGATAAGGCACCGATCATCAAAAAGCTGCACGAAAAGGGAACGCCTGTAATATCAGAGATTGAGTTTGCCGGGAGGTACACTGATGCAAAGATCATTGGTATAACAGGTTCAAACGGTAAAACTACTACTACCAGCCTAACCTACCACATTTTAAAAGATGCGGGGATGAACGTTGGTTTGGCAGGCAACATAGGCAAAAGCTTTGCTTACCAGGTTGCTACCGAAAAGTTTGACTGGTATGTGCTGGAGCTAAGCAGCTTTATGCTTGACGATATGTTCAGGTTTAAGGTTGACATAGCGGTACTACTAAACATCACACCCGACCATTTGGACAGGTATGACTATAAACTGGAAAACTATGCCGCATCCAAATTCAGGATAACGCAGAACCAGACTGTAGCCGATTATTTTATTTATTGTGCCGATGATCCGGAAACAATAAAGGGAATGAAAGAGCGAACGTTCGGGGCACAGCTGTTGCCATTTTCCATACAGCAAAAATTTGAACCGGGCGCATACCTGGATAACAACGACAATATTGTCATTAACACAACACAAGAACATTTTACAATGTCAATTCAAGATTTAGCCCTGCAAGGCAAACACAACATTTACAACTCCATGGCATCGGGTATTGTAGCAAAGGTGTTGGAGCTGCGTAACGAAACGATGAGGGAGAGCATGGGCAACTTTAAAAGCATTGAGCACCGCCTGGAGTTTGTTGCCAATATCTCCGGCATCCGCTTCATTAACGATTCAAAGGCTACCAATGTTAACTCAACCTGGTACGCTTTGGAAAGCATGACCAGCGATGTAGTGCTGATCTTAGGTGGTGTTGACAAAGGAAATGATTACACTATGCTTAATGATCTGGTTAAGCAAAAGGTAAAAGCCATTGTGTGTTTAGGTAAAGACAATAAACGCATTCACGAGGCTTTTGACGATATGGTTGAAATTATAGTAAATACATCATCGGCCCAGGAGGCTGCAACTGTGGCTTATCACCTGGCAACCAAAGGTGATACGGTATTACTGTCGCCGGCCTGCGCCAGCTTCGATCTTTTTAAAAATTATGAAGACCGTGGCGATCAGTTCAAAGCGGCAGTGAAGGAATTGTAA
- a CDS encoding UDP-N-acetylmuramoyl-L-alanyl-D-glutamate--2,6-diaminopimelate ligase: MRYLSDVIDGLAFTELQGSADVEITAIAFDSRKVIPGAMFVAVKGTVVDGHDYIDQAIKKGAVAVICEDLPAHTTGEVDFLMVADSAVALALVAANFYDNPSAKLKLVGVTGTNGKTTIATLLYQLFRDLGYKCGLLSTVENQINGKVIPSTHTTPDPVELNNLLAEMVDSGCDYCFMEVSSHAISQKRIESLVFAGGVFTNLTHDHLDYHKTFLRYLNAKKEFFDGLPKEAFALTNSDDKNGNVMLQNTAAHKKSYGLKTMADYKARILENQFSGLLLQIDGEEVWFKMVGTFNAYNLLGVYATAMLLEQDKAKVLTSLSKLTGAEGRFEYITAPNKVVGIVDYAHTPDAVQNVLSTIHDIRKGNEKVITVIGCGGDRDKTKRPIMAKTACEWSDKVILTSDNPRTEDPAQIIKEMEEGVDPAFKRHTVSIIDRHEAIKTACMLANPGDIILVAGKGHEKYQEINGVKNHFDDMEELENRFKDLV; the protein is encoded by the coding sequence ATGAGGTATTTAAGCGATGTAATTGATGGACTGGCCTTCACTGAGTTGCAGGGAAGCGCCGATGTGGAGATCACAGCGATTGCTTTTGATTCAAGAAAAGTAATCCCGGGGGCGATGTTTGTTGCTGTTAAAGGTACTGTTGTTGATGGACACGATTATATCGATCAGGCCATTAAAAAAGGTGCTGTAGCGGTAATTTGCGAAGACCTGCCTGCTCATACCACCGGCGAGGTTGATTTCCTGATGGTGGCCGATTCGGCTGTGGCCTTAGCTCTTGTTGCTGCTAACTTTTACGATAATCCATCGGCTAAATTAAAATTGGTTGGAGTAACAGGCACTAATGGCAAAACCACTATCGCTACGTTGCTTTACCAGTTGTTCCGCGATTTGGGATATAAATGCGGTTTACTATCAACTGTTGAAAACCAGATCAACGGCAAGGTGATCCCATCAACCCATACTACACCAGATCCGGTTGAGCTGAACAATCTGCTGGCCGAAATGGTGGACAGCGGCTGCGATTATTGCTTTATGGAAGTAAGCTCGCATGCTATTTCACAAAAACGCATCGAAAGTTTGGTTTTTGCAGGTGGTGTGTTCACCAACTTAACGCATGACCATTTAGATTATCATAAAACCTTCCTGAGGTATTTGAATGCCAAAAAGGAATTTTTTGACGGCTTGCCGAAAGAGGCTTTCGCGCTTACCAACAGCGATGATAAGAATGGTAATGTAATGCTGCAAAATACGGCGGCGCATAAAAAAAGTTATGGCCTTAAAACCATGGCCGATTATAAGGCCCGCATCCTCGAAAATCAGTTCAGCGGTTTGCTGCTGCAAATTGACGGCGAGGAAGTATGGTTTAAAATGGTGGGTACATTCAATGCATACAACCTGTTAGGGGTTTATGCTACTGCTATGCTGCTTGAACAGGATAAAGCTAAAGTGCTTACCAGCTTAAGCAAACTGACCGGTGCCGAAGGCCGATTTGAATATATAACCGCGCCAAACAAAGTAGTAGGTATAGTTGATTATGCCCACACACCGGATGCTGTACAAAATGTGTTGAGTACTATTCACGATATCCGCAAAGGAAATGAGAAAGTGATCACGGTAATTGGCTGCGGCGGCGATAGGGATAAAACCAAACGCCCCATTATGGCCAAAACAGCCTGTGAGTGGAGTGATAAAGTGATCCTGACATCAGATAATCCGCGTACCGAAGATCCGGCGCAGATCATCAAAGAAATGGAAGAAGGTGTTGATCCGGCATTTAAAAGACATACGGTAAGCATTATCGACAGGCACGAAGCAATCAAGACCGCCTGTATGCTGGCTAACCCCGGTGATATTATCCTGGTAGCGGGCAAAGGGCACGAAAAATACCAGGAAATAAACGGAGTGAAAAACCACTTCGACGATATGGAAGAATTGGAGAACCGGTTTAAAGATTTGGTATAA
- a CDS encoding alkaline phosphatase family protein, with protein sequence MKKQLSLALLALFITTGQIMAQTAKHVIFVTIDGFRPDFYLDSEWQTPNLHALMKEGAYAKGVNSVFPSMTYPSHTTIVTGVQPAKHGIFYNNVFTPDGAPQQPYWQDSSIHAPTIWKAAKDKGMTVASLYWPVSANAPVDYNIPDIGSLGDAVREQYSLPQGFYAEVKKEVFGGVDKIDAGKNQNIAKIAAYVIKKSKPELMTIHVFSVDGAEHAEGRSGARVQEAVADADAAVGIIIDALKSAGIWESTVLLIGGDHGFYDVNKTISPNVWLKEAGLINDLKTGDWKAQFNAVGGSAYLYLKNPADKATANKVKTILEAQPDSVKQYYRIISREQLDKGGYNPNVAFAITGEHDAAFSSAITGNAVKPGKGGTHGHFPDTKNIRTGLIAYGPGIRKGAVIEEMNLRDMTPIMVKLLGIPFPKVDGKIPAGLLK encoded by the coding sequence ATGAAAAAGCAATTATCCTTAGCATTACTCGCCCTGTTTATCACAACAGGACAAATAATGGCGCAAACTGCCAAACACGTTATCTTCGTAACCATCGATGGGTTTCGCCCGGATTTTTATCTTGACAGCGAATGGCAAACACCTAACCTTCACGCGCTCATGAAAGAGGGTGCCTACGCCAAAGGCGTAAACAGCGTGTTCCCATCTATGACCTATCCTTCGCATACTACCATAGTTACCGGTGTACAGCCCGCAAAGCATGGCATATTTTACAACAACGTATTTACGCCAGACGGAGCACCACAACAGCCTTACTGGCAGGACAGTTCCATCCATGCCCCTACCATCTGGAAAGCTGCCAAAGACAAAGGCATGACCGTTGCCTCACTTTACTGGCCGGTATCTGCCAATGCGCCTGTCGATTACAACATCCCGGATATAGGTAGCCTGGGCGACGCGGTTCGTGAGCAGTATTCTTTACCGCAGGGTTTTTATGCCGAAGTAAAAAAAGAAGTGTTTGGCGGTGTCGACAAAATAGATGCAGGAAAAAATCAGAACATTGCCAAAATTGCCGCGTACGTGATCAAAAAAAGCAAGCCTGAATTGATGACCATTCACGTATTTTCTGTCGATGGAGCAGAGCATGCCGAAGGACGTTCCGGGGCAAGGGTACAGGAAGCTGTAGCCGACGCGGATGCCGCGGTGGGCATTATCATTGATGCTTTGAAATCTGCCGGTATATGGGAAAGCACCGTATTGCTTATTGGCGGCGACCACGGGTTTTATGATGTAAATAAAACGATTTCGCCTAACGTGTGGCTGAAAGAAGCCGGATTAATCAACGACCTGAAAACCGGCGACTGGAAAGCGCAATTTAATGCAGTTGGCGGATCTGCCTACCTGTACTTGAAAAATCCTGCTGATAAAGCTACAGCCAATAAAGTAAAAACAATACTGGAAGCGCAACCCGATAGCGTGAAGCAATATTACCGCATCATCAGCAGGGAACAATTAGATAAAGGTGGCTATAACCCGAATGTTGCTTTTGCTATTACCGGAGAACACGACGCTGCATTTAGCTCAGCCATTACAGGCAATGCCGTGAAGCCTGGCAAAGGAGGCACACACGGCCATTTTCCTGATACAAAAAATATCCGCACCGGACTAATAGCTTACGGACCAGGCATCCGTAAAGGTGCAGTGATAGAAGAAATGAACCTGCGCGATATGACGCCGATTATGGTTAAACTCCTGGGTATACCTTTTCCAAAGGTGGATGGGAAAATTCCGGCGGGGTTGTTGAAGTAA